Part of the Paenibacillus aurantius genome, ACGCACACGGTCGAGTGGCAGTACTGATTTAGGAGGTGTAACAATGGCAAATGCAAAAGTTCTTCAAGAGAAACAACAGATGGTTTCGGATGTGACGGCTAAGCTGCGTGACAGCTCCTGCACAATCGTTGCGGACTACCGCGGGCTGACGGTGGCACAAGTAACTCAACTGCGCAAATCGCTTCGCGAAGCGGGAGTTGAATTCCAAGTGCTTAAGAATACCCTGGTTCGCCGCGCTACGGCAGAGGCGGAACTGACGGAACTGGATGAATTCCTGAGCGGTCCTACCGCGATTGCTTTCAGCAAAGACGATGTTGTCGCTCCTGCTAAGATCTTGTCGGATTTCGCGAAGAAGAACGACAAGCTGAGTGTGAAAGCCGGTATCGTAGAAGGCAAAGTAGTTGGCGTTGACCAGATCAAAGCCCTGGCGGATCTTCCGTCCAGAGAGGGTCTGCTGTCCATGTTGCTCAGCGTGCTCCAAGCACCTATGCGCAACTTCGCGCTTGCAGTTAAAGCAGTCGGCGAGAAACAAGAAGGCGGAGCTCAAGAAGCGTAAGCTTTCCGCATAAATCAATCAATTACAAGAAAAGATAAATGGAGGTTCAACCATGAGCAAAGAGCAAATCTTGGAAGCCATCAAAGGCATGACGGTTTTGGAACTGAACGATCTGGTTAAAGCAATCGAAGAAGAATTCGGAGTAACGGCAGCAGCTCCTGTAGCAGTAATGGGCGGCGCCGGAGCAGCAGCAGAAGCCGAAGAGCAAAGCGAATTCGACGTAATCCTGACGAGCGCTGGCGCTTCCAAAATCAACGTTATCAAAGTGGTTCGCGAAATCACGGGCCTCGGCTTGAAAGAAGCAAAAGACCTGGTAGACGGCGCACCGAAGCCAATCAAAGAAAAAGTATCCAAAGAGGATGCAGAAGCTTTGAAAGCCAAATTGACCGAAGCTGGGGCAAGCGTAGAAGTAAAATAATGCACCACGACCCCTTGAAGGCTGGCCTTCAAGGGGTTTTTCATCCATAGGGGATAAGACACGCGAAGCCCAATGAGGAGGAACCCGCCTTGACTGAGCACTACTATACCAGTAAACCGTCTGTTAAAAGCGAGACTAGGCTGATCGAAGACAAGCTGAGAGGGCGCAAGTTTACTTTTGCCACCGATGCGGGAGTATTCTCGAAAGGCGGAATCGATTTTGGCAGTCGGCTGCTGATCGAAACGATGGAGATGGGCATAGACGACAAAGTGCTCGACATCGGCTGCGGGTATGGTCCGATCGGGTTAAGCGCGGCGGCTCTGGCCTCTAAAGGACAAGTGGTTATGCTCGACATCAACGAACGCGCGGTCGAGTTGGCTCGTGAGAATGCAAAGCGGAATTCCCTTTCCAATGTTCGGGTGGTCCAAAGCAACATATTGGAAGCGGTAGCCCAAGAAACGTTTGATTGCATTTTGACGAATCCGCCCATCCGTACGGGCAAAGAAACGGTTCACCGGATTTTTGAAGAAGCCTATCATCATCTTAATCCCGGCGGCTCCCTATGGGTGGTGATCCAGAAGAAGCAAGGGTCCCCTTCCGCTTATGCCAAGCTGGAGAGCCTGTTTGGGGAATGCAAAGAGGTCACCAAAGACAAAGGCTACCGGATTTTCCGCAGCATTCGGCATGAAGAAAATGGCGAAATTAGAAATTGACTATCGTTCGCCGATGTGGTATTATAATAAAATGTCAGCATAAAATGGGCTATATGTCTTTACTTAACTAAAATGTCAAGACTTTTTTATTTGCGGGAATAAAATTTTGCTTCCGTGAGTATAATGTTTAGATTTTAGGCAAATCTACAGATTATGGTGATTTTTTCATAACGACATAGGAAATCAAGAGACTTTGACGGCAATATGTTTGTTATGAGAAGTCCATAAGAGGGGCTTCGCATGAAGCTTTTTCTTGTTTTTTTAGAAGAATCACAGTTTCATTGAGTAGACACAAGGGGTGAAGAAAAGTTGGCAGGACATCTTGTACAATTTGGACGACGTAAACGCAGAAGCTATGCTCGAATTAACGAGGTGCTGGAAATTCCTAACCTGATAGAAATCCAACAGAAATCATACCAATGGTTTCTGGATGAAGGATTACGGGAGATGTTTCAGGATATTTCCCCAATTCAGGACTTTACAGGGAATCTGGTGCTGGAATTTATCGACTACAGCTTAGGAGAGCCCAAGTACAATGTCGATGATTCCAAGGAACGCGACGTTACGTACGCAGCCCCTTTACGCGTTAAGGTTCGTTTGTTTAATAAAGAAACGGGCGAAGTGAAAGAGCAGGAAGTCTTTATGGGTGATTTCCCTCTGATGACCGAAACCGGAACCTTTATTATCAACGGTGCGGAACGTGTTATCGTCAGCCAGCTCGTTCGTTCTCCCAGCGTCTACTTCAGTACGAAAGTTGATAAGAACGGCAAAAAAACCTTTACCGCTACCGTGATCCCTAATCGCGGAGCTTGGCTTGAGCTGGAAACCGACGCCAAAGATATCATCTATGTAAGAATTGACCGTACGCGCAAAATTCCGGTGACCGTACTCCTGCGGGCGCTTGGATTCGGCAGCGATGCAGAAATTCTTGAGCTGCTTGGCGACAATGAATATATTCGCAATACGCTGGACAAGGACAGCACGGATTCCACGGAAAAGGCCCTCATCGAGATTTATGAGAGGCTGCGTCCGGGCGAGCCGCCTACCCTCGACAACGCGAGGAGCTTGCTGGTAGCCCGTTTCTTCGATCCGAAGCGCTATGATCTTGCCAATGTAGGCCGCTATAAAATTAACAAGAAGCTTCATATTAAGAACCGCTTGTTCAATCAGCGGCTCGCCGAGACTCTGGTGGATCCTGAAACCGGTGAAATCATTGCCGAAGCCGGGCAGATGCTCGACCGCCGTTTGCTGGATCAGGTGCTTCCTTATCTCGAAAAGGGAGTGGGCTTCAAGGATTATACCGTTCATAACGGCGTAACCGATGAGGATACCATTCCTATGCAGGTGGTTGAAGTTTATTCTCCGCTGGAAGACGGGAAAATAACCAAGGTTATTGCTAACCGCAATATCGACAAGTCGGTTAAGAACATTACCCCTGCGGATATTATTTCTTCCATCAATTATTTTATTAACCTACTTCATGGAATTGGAAACACGGACGATATCGACCATCTGGGCAACCGCCGTCTCCGTTCCGTGGGCGAACTGCTTCAGAACCAGTTCCGGATCGGGCTCTCCCGTATGGAGCGTGTGGTTCGTGAGCGGATGTCCATTCAGGATGCCAATGTGATTACTCCGCAGGCCCTGATCAACATACGTCCGGTCATCGCCTCCATTAAGGAGTTCTTCGGCAGCTCCCAGCTGTCTCAGTTTATGGACCAGACGAATCCGCTGGCCGAGTTGACGCACAAACGCCGTCTTTCGGCGCTGGGACCCGGCGGTTTGACGCGGGAGCGTGCGGGCTTCGAAGTTCGTGACGTTCACCACAGTCACTACGGTCGGATGTGTCCGATCGAGACGCCGGAGGGACCGAACATCGGTCTGATCAACTCCCTGTCGACGTTCGCTCGCATTAACGAATACGGGTTCATCGAGGCTCCTTACCGTTGGGTGGACCCCAACACGGGCGTCGTGACCGAGCAAATCGCTTACCTCACAGCGGACGAGGAAGATAACTACGTCGTGGCACAGGCCAACGCCGTGCTGACGGATAGCAATACCTTTGAGGAAGAACAGGTTATCGTCCGTTTCAAAGATGATATTCTTACGCTTCCTCGTGAACGCGTTGACTATATGGACGTATCCCCGAAACAGGTCGTTTCGGTCGCGACGGCGTTGATTCCGTTCCTGGAGAACGATGACTCCAACCGTGCGCTGATGGGTTCGAACATGCAGCGGCAGGCCGTTCCTCTCCTTATCCCGAAATCTCCTCTCGTAGGAACCGGGATGGAACACAAAGCCGCGAAGGATTCCGGCGTATGTATTGTAGCCCGTCATGACGGGTTCATTGAGCGGGCGTCCGCTAACGAAATCTGGGTTCGCCGCCAGCAGATGGTTGACGGCAAGCTGGTCAACGGCGACCTGGACAAATATAAGCTTCATAAGTTTATGCGTTCCAACCAAGGAACCTGCATCAACCAGCGTCCGCTCGCTCATCGCGGAGATGTTGTCAAAGCCGGTGACATTCTGGCCGACGGCCCTTCGACAGAGCAAGGGGAATTGGCGCTCGGACGCAACGTGGTCGTCGCCTTTATGACATGGGAGGGCTACAACTACGAGGATGCCATCCTGCTGAGCGAGAAGCTGGTTAAGGAAGATGTTTACACCTCGATCCACATTGAAGAATACGAATCGGAAGCCCGGGATACGAAGCTTGGGCCGGAAGAGATTACCCGTGATATCCCTAACGTCGGGGAAGATGCGCTGAAG contains:
- the rplJ gene encoding 50S ribosomal protein L10; the protein is MANAKVLQEKQQMVSDVTAKLRDSSCTIVADYRGLTVAQVTQLRKSLREAGVEFQVLKNTLVRRATAEAELTELDEFLSGPTAIAFSKDDVVAPAKILSDFAKKNDKLSVKAGIVEGKVVGVDQIKALADLPSREGLLSMLLSVLQAPMRNFALAVKAVGEKQEGGAQEA
- the rplL gene encoding 50S ribosomal protein L7/L12 yields the protein MSKEQILEAIKGMTVLELNDLVKAIEEEFGVTAAAPVAVMGGAGAAAEAEEQSEFDVILTSAGASKINVIKVVREITGLGLKEAKDLVDGAPKPIKEKVSKEDAEALKAKLTEAGASVEVK
- a CDS encoding class I SAM-dependent methyltransferase, producing the protein MTEHYYTSKPSVKSETRLIEDKLRGRKFTFATDAGVFSKGGIDFGSRLLIETMEMGIDDKVLDIGCGYGPIGLSAAALASKGQVVMLDINERAVELARENAKRNSLSNVRVVQSNILEAVAQETFDCILTNPPIRTGKETVHRIFEEAYHHLNPGGSLWVVIQKKQGSPSAYAKLESLFGECKEVTKDKGYRIFRSIRHEENGEIRN
- the rpoB gene encoding DNA-directed RNA polymerase subunit beta, coding for MAGHLVQFGRRKRRSYARINEVLEIPNLIEIQQKSYQWFLDEGLREMFQDISPIQDFTGNLVLEFIDYSLGEPKYNVDDSKERDVTYAAPLRVKVRLFNKETGEVKEQEVFMGDFPLMTETGTFIINGAERVIVSQLVRSPSVYFSTKVDKNGKKTFTATVIPNRGAWLELETDAKDIIYVRIDRTRKIPVTVLLRALGFGSDAEILELLGDNEYIRNTLDKDSTDSTEKALIEIYERLRPGEPPTLDNARSLLVARFFDPKRYDLANVGRYKINKKLHIKNRLFNQRLAETLVDPETGEIIAEAGQMLDRRLLDQVLPYLEKGVGFKDYTVHNGVTDEDTIPMQVVEVYSPLEDGKITKVIANRNIDKSVKNITPADIISSINYFINLLHGIGNTDDIDHLGNRRLRSVGELLQNQFRIGLSRMERVVRERMSIQDANVITPQALINIRPVIASIKEFFGSSQLSQFMDQTNPLAELTHKRRLSALGPGGLTRERAGFEVRDVHHSHYGRMCPIETPEGPNIGLINSLSTFARINEYGFIEAPYRWVDPNTGVVTEQIAYLTADEEDNYVVAQANAVLTDSNTFEEEQVIVRFKDDILTLPRERVDYMDVSPKQVVSVATALIPFLENDDSNRALMGSNMQRQAVPLLIPKSPLVGTGMEHKAAKDSGVCIVARHDGFIERASANEIWVRRQQMVDGKLVNGDLDKYKLHKFMRSNQGTCINQRPLAHRGDVVKAGDILADGPSTEQGELALGRNVVVAFMTWEGYNYEDAILLSEKLVKEDVYTSIHIEEYESEARDTKLGPEEITRDIPNVGEDALKNLDERGIIRVGAEIAAGDILVGKVTPKGVTELTAEERLLHAIFGEKAREVRDTSLRVPHGTDGIVVDVKVFTRENGDELPPGVNQLVRVYIAQKRKISEGDKMAGRHGNKGVIARILPEEDMPFLPDGTPVQVVLNPLGVPSRMNIGQAFEVHLGMAAKALGIHTATPVFDGAREDDVFDTMEEAGMNRSGKTILYDGRSGEPFEREVTVGVMYMIKLAHMVDDKIHARSTGPYSLVTQQPLGGKAQFGGQRFGEMEVWALEAYGAAYTLQEILTVKSDDVVGRVKTYESIVKGENVPEPGVPESFKVLIKELQSLGMDVKILSADEEEIEMKESDEDEDAGSDKLNLNLEGAEMGAE